The window ATGCTATCAAAAATGATTTAGGTAAATAAGAAAATATTAAGAAGTTCATAAGATATAATTCAAACTTGGCTCCTTATACTGTGGTTAAATTATATTAACACAGTATAAGGGGTTGTTTTATTATGGAACGAAAAGGGAAAAAGAAAAAATCAGGAATGTGTATATTGGTTGTACTTATGATGATGGCGGTTATTGCTGTTTTTGTTTACAAGATAGAACCAAATCCAACTGTCTCTATAGCTTTGGACAAGCTGAACAGTCCTAACGCTATTCTGATTCGTTTAAAAGATCACACTACACTTCTGGATAAAAATAGCGGAGTAAAAATTTATCCTGCTTCTTTAACTAAAATAATGACAGCAATTGTTGCTCTGGAAAATATACATGATCTTAAGGAAGAAATTAAACTTACAAATTCTACGTTCCGGGGGCTGTATGAAGCAGATGCATCAATGGCAGGTTTTCAACCCGGTGAGCAGGTGAGAGCATTAGATTTGCTATATGGAGTATTATTGCCAAGCGGTGCTGAGTGCTGTGTCGGACTTGCAAATAAGGTTGCGGGTTCACAGCAGAATTTCGTAAAAATGATGAATGAAAAGGCTGCAAAACTTGGTATGAAAAATACCCATTTTGAAAATGTGACCGGACTTCAGAATGAAAACCACTACACAACAGTAGCGGATTTGGCTATTCTTCTGAGTTATTCTTTGAAAAATGATACTTTCCGGGAGATTTTTACTTCAGCTCGCTATTCCACAAAACCTACTAATAAGCATACTGATGGGATAACCTTTAACAGCACCATGTTTGAAAAACTCAACAACAAAAAAATTACTGGTGGTGAAATTCTAGGAGGAAAAACGGGATATACCAGTGCAGCTGGGTTGTGTCTTGCAAGTCTCTCCAAAGTGGGTACTCAAGAATATGTTTTTGTTACAGCCGGTGCAAAGGGAGACAGTCACTCGGAACAGTTTAATATAACGGATGCAATCGCTGTATATAGCAGCATAGGAAAATAAATAAAAAGAAACTTCCACTACTTGTATAGTTTTTGTGATTACTATATAAAAACATAGTGACTTACTGTCATTGCGAGAATGATTAACAAAATCGTATAATCCAATTAGAAGAATATGTAATAAATTCCTGAAAAACATATTTTCAAAACTATTTGGAAGGAGAATGATGTTATGAAAAAGATGGTGACTGGAAAGGTAGTTTGTTTTATTTTAGTGATTACACTACTATTAACATTGCTTGTGCCTGTGGTATATGCAGATTCAGACTATGAAGTGAAGTATACAACCATGTCTGAGTGGGATTCTGCATTTCAAGGGCAAATCGAAATTGTGAACAAAAGCAACAAGGAGCTTGATCAATGGAAGATTGAGTTTGACTGGGATAAAATTATCTCACAGATTTGGAATGCAAGACTGGAAAGAAATGAGGGCGGACACTATATTATCAGGAGTGAAGCATATAATCAAATTATTCCACCGGGAGGAAAATTATCTTTTGGTTTTTTGGGTACAAACGGACAAAATATTTCAGACCCTACTAATTATTCCGTAACGGATATTTACGATGAATTGGCAAAAAAGGATCTTGAGTGGCAAAATTATCTTGGAATTATGCAAGGTACTGCTTTTCAAAAGTCCTGGGCAGATGGAATGGTTACAGCTACTACGAGCTTTGAATCAGATGAACCCTTCAGGATAGGCTACGAGATTATTGAAAAGAACCCTGTTGAGAAGTACATTCAAGCCAGATATGAGAATGTGGAAATACCGACAAAGGATGGTATCAAGCTTAAAGGTATTTTCTTCCCTGTTTCCTGTCCAAAGGGAACAATAATCATGCTTCATGGCCGTGGGAGTACAGCATTGTGGGAGGTACCTAAATTAAAATTCCTTCTTGACAATAGTTATCAGATTCTGGTATATAATTCAAGAAGCTGGAATTATCATACTACTCCTGAAAAATACATAGGGCTAATGAAAAATGATTTGGACGATATTGGTTGTTCTATAGATTATTTAAAAGGAAGATATGATGTAGATAAAAGC of the Ruminiclostridium papyrosolvens DSM 2782 genome contains:
- a CDS encoding D-alanyl-D-alanine carboxypeptidase family protein, which translates into the protein MERKGKKKKSGMCILVVLMMMAVIAVFVYKIEPNPTVSIALDKLNSPNAILIRLKDHTTLLDKNSGVKIYPASLTKIMTAIVALENIHDLKEEIKLTNSTFRGLYEADASMAGFQPGEQVRALDLLYGVLLPSGAECCVGLANKVAGSQQNFVKMMNEKAAKLGMKNTHFENVTGLQNENHYTTVADLAILLSYSLKNDTFREIFTSARYSTKPTNKHTDGITFNSTMFEKLNNKKITGGEILGGKTGYTSAAGLCLASLSKVGTQEYVFVTAGAKGDSHSEQFNITDAIAVYSSIGK
- a CDS encoding cellulose binding domain-containing protein, with translation MKKMVTGKVVCFILVITLLLTLLVPVVYADSDYEVKYTTMSEWDSAFQGQIEIVNKSNKELDQWKIEFDWDKIISQIWNARLERNEGGHYIIRSEAYNQIIPPGGKLSFGFLGTNGQNISDPTNYSVTDIYDELAKKDLEWQNYLGIMQGTAFQKSWADGMVTATTSFESDEPFRIGYEIIEKNPVEKYIQARYENVEIPTKDGIKLKGIFFPVSCPKGTIIMLHGRGSTALWEVPKLKFLLDNSYQILVYNSRSWNYHTTPEKYIGLMKNDLDDIGCSIDYLKGRYDVDKSKIGIYGFSYGANKALMETALRSDVKVLISDGATQNIPTYSEYFTWERIGQDFLNIYEDKFGQGSASLGIDFFPSIFTNALSSINIPVLFIQGLNDTSVPVEDVEVLYNSANAPKDKIILPQSGHCNGDLTEDKTLYESKILDFLNTYLN